From a single Glycine soja cultivar W05 chromosome 19, ASM419377v2, whole genome shotgun sequence genomic region:
- the LOC114399660 gene encoding protein LYK2-like has protein sequence MGTVEMIIAFHMKALVFFLWLFVPSLGKDLLSCETTSPDASGYHCIENVSQNQCETFALFLTNSYYSSLSNLTSYLGLNKFVIAQANGFSADTEFLSQDQPLLVPIHCKCIGGFSQAELTKTTVKGESFYGIAQSLEGLTTCKAIRDNNPGVSPWNLDDKVRLVVPLRCSCPFSSQVRPQPKLLLSYPVSEGDTISNLASKFNITKEAIVYANNISSQGLRTRSSLAPFTSILIPLNGKPIIGPLVKPKEPDSGNQTTSIPVTSPHKKSPMWKTELCIGLAGVALGVCIAFAAAFFFIRLKHKKEEENSCKEGDLELQYLNQSVRTTSTSDKKVSFEGSQDALDVKIVDALPRKLLLDTYTIEDVRKATEDFSSSNHIEGSVYHGRLNGKNMAIKGTKAEVVSKIDLGLFHDALHHHPNILRLLGTSMLEGEQQEESFLVFEYAKNGSLKDWLHGGLAIKNQFIASCYCFLTWSQRLRICLDVAGALQYMHHVMNPSYVHRNVKSRNIFLDEEFGAKIGNFGMAGCVENDTEDPQFYSTNPASWSLGYLAPEYVHQGVISPSVDIFAYGVVLLEVLSGQTPISRPNEKGEGSIWLTDKIRSILVSENVNELRDWIDSALGENYSFDAAVTLANIARACVEEDSSLRPSAREIVEKLSRLVEELPQGENDMLMCESSSKPLVKAVENNVE, from the coding sequence ATGGGCACAGTAGAAATGATCATTGCATTTCACATGAAGGCTTTGGTCTTTTTCCTTTGGCTGTTTGTCCCCTCATTGGGCAAAGACTTGCTAAGCTGTGAGACAACTTCACCTGATGCCtctggctaccattgcattgaAAATGTGTCACAGAACCAATGTGAGACATTTGCACTCTTTTTAACAAACTCTTACTACTCCTCTCTCTCCAACCTCACCTCTTATTTGGGACTAAACAAGTTTGTCATAGCACAAGCAAATGGTTTCTCTGCAGACACTGAGTTCCTCTCCCAGGATCAGCCTCTACTGGTACCTATTCATTGTAAATGCATAGGTGGCTTCTCTCAGGCTGAGTTAACCAAAACTACCGTCAAAGGAGAGAGCTTCTATGGCATTGCTCAATCACTAGAGGGATTGACAACTTGCAAGGCTATTAGGGACAACAACCCTGGTGTGTCACCTTGGAATCTTGATGACAAAGTGAGATTGGTTGTTCCATTGAGATGTTCCTGCCCATTTTCATCTCAAGTTAGACCACAACCAAAGCTTCTGCTTTCTTATCCAGTAAGTGAAGGTGATACTATTTCCAATTTGGCCTCAAAGTTCAATATTACTAAAGAAGCTATTGTTTATGCTAATAACATATCATCACAAGGCCTTAGGACTAGAAGTAGTCTTGCACCCTTTACCTCTATTCTCATTCCACTTAATGGTAAGCCTATCATTGGTCCTTTGGTTAAGCCCAAGGAACCCGATTCTGGCAATCAAACAACCAGCATCCCAGTGACAAGTCCACACAAGAAATCACCAATGTGGAAGACTGAATTGTGCATTGGCCTAGCTGGGGTTGCACTTGGAGTCTGCATTGCTTTTGCTGCCGCCTTTTTCTTCATCAGATTGAAACACAAGAAGGAGGAAGAGAATTCATGCAAAGAAGGGGACTTGGAGCTGCAATATCTGAACCAAAGTGTGAGAACCACCTCAACTAGTGACAAGAAAGTTTCATTTGAAGGGTCTCAGGATGCTCTTGATGTGAAAATCGTGGACGCCCTGCCGCGGAAGTTGTTGCTGGATACATACACCATTGAAGATGTGAGAAAAGCAACTGAAGATTTCAGCTCAAGCAATCACATTGAAGGGTCAGTGTATCACGGTCGTCTGAACGGGAAGAACATGGCAATCAAAGGGACAAAGGCAGAAGTAGTGTCAAAGATAGATCTTGGCCTTTTCCATGATGCACTTCACCATCATCCCAACATACTCAGGCTTCTTGGAACTAGCATGTTAGAGGGGGAGCAGCAAGAAGagtcatttttagtttttgagtaTGCCAAAAATGGTTCATTGAAAGATTGGCTCCATGGTGGATTAGCCATCAAGAACCAATTCATTGCTTCCTGCTACTGTTTCCTGACTTGGAGCCAAAGGCTCAGGATCTGCCTTGATGTGGCCGGTGCCTTGCAGTATATGCACCATGTTATGAATCCAAGCTATGTGCATAGAAATGTAAAGAGCAGGAACATCTTTTTGGATGAAGAATTTGGTGCCAAGATAGGGAATTTTGGTATGGCAGGTTGTGTTGAGAATGACACTGAGGACCCTCAATTCTATTCCACCAACCCTGCCTCTTGGAGTCTTGGTTATTTGGCACCTGAATATGTGCACCAAGGTGTAATTTCCCCAAGTGTTGATATCTTTGCTTATGGGGTGGTtttgttggaagttttgtcCGGTCAAACACCTATAAGCAGGCCCAATGAGAAGGGAGAAGGAAGCATTTGGCTTACAGATAAAATCAGGTCCATTTTGGTGTCAGAAAATGTGAATGAACTAAGGGATTGGATAGACAGTGCATTGGGGGAGAACTATTCATTTGATGCAGCTGTGACACTTGCCAACATTGCAAGAGCTTGTGTGGAGGAAGATTCCTCTTTGAGACCAAGTGCAAGGGAAATTGTTGAGAAGCTATCAAGATTGGTGGAGGAATTACCACAAGGGGAAAATGACATGTTAATGTGTGAAAGCTCTAGCAAACCTCTGGTGAAGGCAGTGGAAAACAATGTTGAATAA
- the LOC114400514 gene encoding ribulose-phosphate 3-epimerase, cytoplasmic isoform-like isoform X1: protein MGVTPKIAPSMLSSDFANLASEAQRMLHFGADWLHMDIMDGHFVPNLTIGAPVIESLRKHTKGYLDCHLMVTNPLDYVEPLAKAGASGFTFHVETSKDNWEELIQRIKSHGMTPGVALKPGTPIEEVYPLVEAGNPVEMVLVMTVEPGFGGQKFMPEMMDKVRILRKKYPSLDIEVDGGLGPSTIDVAASAGANCIVAGSSVFGAPEPVQVISLLRNSVEKAQQTLIQ from the exons atGGGAGTGACACCGAAAATTGCTCCTTCGATGCTCTCTTCCGACTTCGCCAATTTGGCTTCCGAGGCTCAGCGCATGCTCCACTTCGGCGCCGATTGGCTCCACATGGACATCATG GATGG GCATTTTGTCCCCAATTTAACTATTGGCGCTCCAGTTATTGAAAGTTTGAGAAAGCACACAAA GGGATATTTGGATTGTCACCTTATGGTTACAAATCCTCTTGATTATGTTGAGCCCTTGGCAAAAGCTGGTGCTTCTGGTTTTACATTTCATGTAGAGACATCAAAAG ATAACTGGGAAGAACTTATCCAAAGAATCAAGTCACATGGCATGACTCCTGGTGTAGCATTAAAGCCTGGGACCCCCATTGAAGAGGTTTATCCTCTG GTGGAAGCCGGAAATCCTGTGGAAATGGTTCTTGTGATGACTGTAGAACCGGGATTCGGAGGACAAAAATTTATGCCAGAGATGATGGATAAA GTACGTATACTTAGGAAGAAGTATCCATCACTTGACATAGAG GTTGATGGTGGTTTAGGGCCTTCAACCATAGATGTGGCCGCATCAGCAGGGGCAAACTGCATTGTTGCTGGAAGTTCAGTGTTTGGTGCCCCTGAGCCAGTTCAAGTAATATCCTTACTAAGGAATTCTGTTGAGAAAGCCCAGCAAACCTtgatacagtaa
- the LOC114400514 gene encoding ribulose-phosphate 3-epimerase, cytoplasmic isoform-like isoform X2, with protein MGVTPKIAPSMLSSDFANLASEAQRMLHFGADWLHMDIMDGHFVPNLTIGAPVIESLRKHTKGYLDCHLMVTNPLDYVEPLAKAGASGFTFHVETSKDNWEELIQRIKSHGMTPGVALKPGTPIEEVYPLVEAGNPVEMVLVMTVEPGFGGQKFMPEMMDKVRILRKKYPSLDIEVLIKKFIQIGS; from the exons atGGGAGTGACACCGAAAATTGCTCCTTCGATGCTCTCTTCCGACTTCGCCAATTTGGCTTCCGAGGCTCAGCGCATGCTCCACTTCGGCGCCGATTGGCTCCACATGGACATCATG GATGG GCATTTTGTCCCCAATTTAACTATTGGCGCTCCAGTTATTGAAAGTTTGAGAAAGCACACAAA GGGATATTTGGATTGTCACCTTATGGTTACAAATCCTCTTGATTATGTTGAGCCCTTGGCAAAAGCTGGTGCTTCTGGTTTTACATTTCATGTAGAGACATCAAAAG ATAACTGGGAAGAACTTATCCAAAGAATCAAGTCACATGGCATGACTCCTGGTGTAGCATTAAAGCCTGGGACCCCCATTGAAGAGGTTTATCCTCTG GTGGAAGCCGGAAATCCTGTGGAAATGGTTCTTGTGATGACTGTAGAACCGGGATTCGGAGGACAAAAATTTATGCCAGAGATGATGGATAAA GTACGTATACTTAGGAAGAAGTATCCATCACTTGACATAGAG gTACTTAtcaagaagtttatccaaatagGGTCTTAA